Below is a window of Mycolicibacterium rhodesiae NBB3 DNA.
CCCCACCCGACGTCGCGCCCTACCGCGGACCCACGGGCGAACGCGCCGACTGGTGGTGGTACACCCCCTTCGAACCCCCACCACCAACAGACAACTAGCGTCAAACAGGTTGTGGCTGTGGCGAATTCGCGCTATTGAGACTTCTTGTCGCTTCGGTGCATGAATGATCCGATCGCCCGGATGATTCCGCGGCCCGCGTAGATGCCCGCCAGTACCGACAGGATGATCATCGCGATGAACATCACGAGCCAATTCGACCGGCTGTGGCTGACGTTCCACCAGACGATCGTGAACAGCACGGCGCAAATGAACACCACGATGTCGCGCCAGTTTCCGCTGTACGACGCCGCCGCCTCGCGGATAGCACGCGAGCGCTCGGTTCCGGCGATCAGATCGCTGATCCGCTCGTTGATGCTCGCCTCGAGACGCGCTTTCAGTTCCGGCTTGTCATCGGGGATGCGCTCGAGCAGGTCCATGTCCTTGGCGATCATGCCCCGTACATCAGGGCCCTTGAAGCTGCCGGCCGCGGCACCCAATAAGGCCCCGCCTGCGATCGGCGCTGCGCCCAAAGCGAGTTCGGCTATACCCGGCATGCGTGATCCTCCTCTGTGCTTTGCGCTTCCGCGAGCAGAATTGCGGCAAGCGCTTCCGGCTGGGTGTTCATCACCTGATGCCCGGCGTCGATCCGGACCACCCGGTCGACGCGCAGAGTTTCTGCGAACCGTTTCTGCCACAAGGTCGGCAGGCTCATGTCCCTCTCGCACACGACATAGGTCGACGCGACTGTCCCCAGGTGGTCATAGCGCCAGTCGAGATACATGTAGGAACTCGCCGGCCACATGTCGCGGCCCAACTTCGCAAGGAAGGCCTCCCGCTCCGGCGCCGACATGTCATTGCAGAACATGACCGCAAAACGCTCTTCAAATGACGTCGTCTTCGGATCCAATGGGTATCCGACCTGGTCCTCGTGCTCGCCGTGCCGGCAGTTGCCGATCAGCTCCAGCAGGCTGGTTCCCGGGGGCGGTGCAGAGCACGTCACGTAGACGAGCCTGCTGAACAGTTCGGGTGCGACTTCAACCATCTGCGACATCGGCATACCCGCTTGCGAGTGGCCGACGAGCACGACGTCGCGCATGCCCGATGTCTCGATGTCGCTGATGAGCTCTGCGACGATGTCGTCGAATTCGATTGCAGACGTGTCGCGCTCACGCTTGCGGCCGCAGCCTGGCACGTCGAGCGTGATGCAGTCACCCGATGCCGACAGCTCACCGATCACGTCGTCCCACACCCAGCTGCCCTGGCCGCCCCCGTGCAGCAGGGCGAAGTTCGTTGCCGCCACCATTGCTTCCGTCCTCGTGTCGAGGGGCAATAGTAGTTCGCGACCGAGGTCATCGGACTGTGTTCGCTCTACCCCATCAACGTCGCGGCGACCGTCGCGCCGAGCTCCCAACACGATTCGAGGTCGGCCTTGTTCGGCTTGCCCGAGACGACGACGTATTCAGCGGCCTTCGTCCAGCCCAGACCGGTCGTGATGGCGGTGACGCCGTTCTCGGCTCCCTCGGTGCCCTCGTTTCCGTGAAGGTAGAGGCCAAAGGGCCGCCCGCGTGTCGCGTCCAGGCACGGGTAGTAGATGACGTCGAACGCATGCTTGAGTGCCCCGCTCATGTAGCCGAGGTTGGCGGGACTGCCGAGCACATAGCCGTCGGCCTCGAGCACGTCGGTCGCCGAGACGGTGAGCGCCGGTCGCCGCACCACCTGCACACCCTCGATTTCGGGATCGCTCGCACCCGACACGACGGCCTCGAACATCTCATGCGTGTGCGGTGAGGGCGTGTGGTGAACGATCAGCAGCGTCTTCCTCGGTGGCGCAGTCAACTCCGCTCCTCCATCTCGACCGCCTTCTTCATGGCTTCGCGCGCGCGGCTGCGATCTCCCGCGTAGTCGTACGCACGGGCCAGTCGGTACCAGCGTCGCCAGTTGTCCGGATCGTCTTCCAGCTCGCCGCGCACCGTCGCGAACAACGCGTCGGCGGCGTCACGCTCGATGCGACCGGATGCCATCCGCGGTAGCGCGCTGACGTCGAGTTCCAACCCCTCCGCTTTGGCCATCCGGCCCAGCCGCTGGTGCGCGAGTCCGGCCCGCAGCGTGCTGACCATGACCCACACGCCGATCAGCGGCATGATCATCAACGCCAGACCGAGTCCGATCGCCGCCGGCTCGCCAGAGGAGATGAAGGCCAACGCGATTCGGCCGAGCAGAACGAAGTAGACCACCAGCGCTGCGCACATGAAGCCGATCAGCAGCTGGATGCGCAGGGCACGTGATCGCTCGCTCATCAGAGGTCGAGCAGCGGCTCGATACCCACGGTGAGGCCGGGATGCTCGGCTACCTTGCGCACCGCGAGCAGGACGCCGGGGACGAAGGAGGTGCGGTCGAAGCTGTCGTGCCGGATCGTCAATGTCTCGCCCATCGTCCCGAAGAGGACCTCCTGGTGCGCGACGAGGCCGGTCAACCGCACGGAGTGCACAGGGATCCCGTCGACATCGGCGCCCCGAGCACCCTGCAGGCCCGTACTGGTCGCGTCGGGGTTGGGCGGGAGTCCCTTTCGCGCCTCGGCGATCAGCCGGGCGGTGCGCGCCGCCGTGCCCGACGGCGCGTCTGCCTTCTGCGGATGGTGCAGTTCGATGACTTCGACGGACTCGAAGAACCGGGCGGCCTGTTGCGCGAAATGCATAGACAGGACAGCGCCGATCGCGAAGTTCGGTGCGATGAGCACCGAGACGTCGGGCTTGGCCGCCAGCCATTCACGCACCTCGCTCACCCGCTCGTCGGTGAATCCGGTGGTGCCGACGACCGCATGGATCCCGTTGTCTATCAAGAATCGCAGGTTCTCCATCACGACGTCGGGATGGGTGAAGTCGATCACGACCTCGGTGCGCGAATCGACCAGTTCGCTCAGCGCATCGCCGGCATCGACGCCGACCGTGAACGTCAGGTCCTCGGCATCCTCGACGGCCGCAACCATCGTTGCGCCGACCTTGCCTTTGGCTCCCAGCACCGCGACTCGCATGGGGGCAACCCTAGTCCGCGGCTACAGCGGGGAGGCGCCCCGCAGGTGCTCGAAGATCAACGACGTCTGGGTGCCCGCCACATCGGCGTCGGCATTGAGGTTCTCGACCACGAACGAGCGCAGGTCGTCGGTGTCACGCGCGGCGACGTGCAGGATGAAGTCCTCCGCACCCGCCAGGAAGTAGACGTCCATCACCTGCGGCTTGCGCCGGATCTGGTTGATGAAGCTGTGGATCTTGCCGCGGGCGTTGGATTGCAGACTCACCGAGATCATCGCCTGCAGGTGCAGGCCGATGGCCGCCGGATCGATGTCGGTGTAGAAGCCCCGGATCACCCCGAGGTCCTGCAACCGTTTCAGCCGGGCGTGACACGTCGACGCGGCGATGCCGACCGAATCCGCCAAGGCGCTGTTGGAGATGCGGGCGTCGGCATGCAACGTGAGCAGGATCCGCCGGTCCACCTCGTCGAGGTCGATCGCCCGAAAATCCTTCGGCGAACGCTGGAGACGCGCCGACGGTAACGATGTTTCTTCGCTCATTACCGCATATTATCGAATGATATGCTGGGTTATTGCCATTATGTCGAATGTTCTTCACACTTTAGGCAGTAAATTCGACTTAGGAGCGATCATGCGAGTCGGCGTCCCGACCGAGATCAAGAACAACGAGTTCCGTGTTGCCATCACCCCGGCCGGCGTCGCCGAGCTGGTTCACCGCGGCCATGAGGTCCTGATTCAGGCCGGCGCGGGCGAAGGCTCAGCGATCTCGGACAACGACTTCAAGCGGGCCGGCGCCCAGATGATCAACAGCGTCGACGAGGTGTGGGAGGAAGCCGAGCTGCTGCTGAAGGTCAAGGAGCCGATCGAGGCCGAGTACTCGCGCCTGCGTGAGGGCCAGACCCTGTTCACCTACCTGCACCTGGCCGCGTCGAAGCCGTGCACGGACGCGCTGTTGGCCTCGGGTACCACCTCGATCGCCTATGAGACCGTTCAGCTGGCCGATGGATCCCTGCCGCTGCTGGCCCCGATGAGCGAGGTCGCGGGACGACTGGCCGCCCAGGTCGGCGCGTATCACCTGATGCGCAGCCACGGTGGCCGCGGCGTCCTGATGGGCGGCGTGCCCGGTGTCGCACCGGCCGAGGTCGTTGTCGTCGGTGGCGGTGTGGCCGGCTACAACGCCGCACGCATCGCCAAAGGCATGGGTGCTCACGTGTCCGTCTTCGACGTCAACATCAACACCCTGCGCAAGATCGACAACGAGAACAGCGGAGCTATCGAGACCCGCTACTCGTCGATGCTCGATCTCGAGGATGCGGTCAAGGAGGCCGATCTGGTGATCGGCGCCGTGCTGGTGCCCGGCGCGAAGGCGCCGAAGCTGGTGACGAATTCGACTGTCGCACATATGAAGTCCGGTGCGGTGCTCGTCGACATCGCAATCGATCAGGGCGGGTGCTTCGAGGATTCGCGGCCCACCACGCACGATGACCCCACGTTCGCGGTGCACGACACCGTGTTCTACTGCGTGGCCAACATGCCGGGCGCGGTGCCGCGCACGTCGACCTACGCGCTCACCAACGCCACGATGCCGTACGTCCTGAAGCTGGCCGACAAGGGTTGGCAGGCCGCGTGCGAAGCCGATCCGGCGCTGGCCAAGGGCCTGTCGACGCACGAGGGTTCGCTGCTGTCCGAGCAGGTCGCCACCGATCTGGATCTATCCTTCACCGACCCGGCGACGCTGCTCGCCTGATCACCTGAACATCTCCCCGTCCACGTAGAACCATCGCCGGGCTCGAACGGCGAAGCGGGACCGCTCGTGCAGATAGCCGCTCCGTCGGTCCTGTAGGTAGTGGGCGCGGAACTCGACCTCGCCCGATTCGTCGCCGCGGCGGCCGTCGACGGTCTCGATGATCTCCAGACCGGTCCACGTCAGTCCGGTATCCGCCAGCTCGGACGGCCGCGTCGTCGGATGCCATGTCTGCCAGACATAGTCGAGATTCCCCGCGGCATACGCGCTGAAGCGCGCCCGCATCAGTTGTTCGGCGGTGTCGGCCTGACGTTCGCCGAGGTGCAGCGGCAGACAGCACCGCCCGTACGGCTCGTCCGAGCCACAGGGACACAGCGCGGTTGCAGGCATGGTCATCAGTGTGCCAACGCGCTACGCGAGCAGCGTCGGCATCACCAGCGTGGTCACTTCTCCGATGAGTGGGCGCAGGTTCTCGGCCTTGGGATCGTTGGCCTGAGTTCGCGTCATGATCGCGAGCAGAACACGCTGCCCCTCTGGCCCGTACGCGATCCCGACGTCGTTCGTGCTGCCGTAGTCCCCGCTGCCGGTCTTGTCGGCGCTGGTCCAGCCCGCTGGAAGTCCGGGTCGCATGCTCGACGTCTGATTGGCGCGCATCCAGTCGTCGAGCAATCCGCGCTGGGGCGGTGCCAGGACGTCTCCGTCGAGTAGAGCGCGGAAACCCGCGCCGAGCGCCTCGGGCGTGCTGGTGTCGCGGAGGTCGCCGGGGATCGCCGAGTTCAGCTCAGTCTCCCAGCGGTCCAGCCGCGTCTGGTGGTCGCCGATGCTGCGCGCAAACGCCGTGATCGCCTGCGGACCGCCGATTCTGTTCAGCAGAATGTTGGCGCCCGCATTGTCGCTCTGCTGCAACACTGCCTGGCACAGCTCGGCGAGCGTCATCTCACCGCCGGCGCGCGGTGCCGTGACGGGCGAATTCGGCAAGATCCCGGCCGGATCGACGAACATCGGATCGTCCAACGACAACTCACCGTGTTGTGCCATCTGCAGGATGCGGCCTGAGGCGTACGCCTTGAACGTCGAGCACATCGCGAACGGCTCCTGCGCGCGATGAGCGACGGTCTTGCCGGACGCCAGGTTCGTCGCGAACACGCCGATGGAGGCGTTGTGCTTCTGTTCCAGGCCTTGGATCAAAGCCTCGACGGACAACGACGGCGGCTCCGCCGGGTCGGCCAACGCAGGTTTCTCTGAAGTTGCGGCCACTGCGGCGAGGGTCAATCCGCCGAGCAGAACGTGCCGCCGGGACAGTTCAGTCATCGATCCCAGGTTAGGCGATCAGTGAGTCATGGCCCGAAGCGGCTGCGGCAACGCCCTTTTCGAAGTTTGCGGACCGAGAACAGCACCACCGTATGGACCGGTCAGGAGTTTGCGCGCGACAGTGTTGACCTCATCGAGCGTCACCGCTTCGATCTTGGCGAGGGTGTCGGCGATGCTGCGATGCGTACCGAAGTTCAGCTCGCTGCGGCCGATGCGGTTCATCCGGGAACCGGAGTCCTCGAGTCCGAGCACCAGTCCACCGCGCATCGAGCCCTTCGCGATCCGGTATTCGGTCTCGGTGATGCCGTCGCGGGCCACGGCCTCCAGCACGTCTGACGTCACGCGGGTGACTTCGCCGAAACGCTCGGGGAGGCACGCCGCGTAGATGGACAGCGCACCGCTGTCGGCGAACGTGTCCACCGTCGAGTACACCGAGTACGCCAGCCCGCGGGTTTCCCGGATCTGTTGGAAGAGGCGCGAACTCAGGCCGCCGCCCAACGCGGTGTTCAGCACCGACAACGCCCATCGATGTTCCCAGTGCCTGCCCGGGGTGCGGACGCCCAGCGAAAGGTGGGTCTGCTCGGCGTCCCTGTTGACCAGTTCGAACGTCGGCCGTCCCGTGACGCGGCCCTTGCCTTTGCGTGGCGGTACGGGTTTGCGGCCACGGACCAGCCGCGCGCCGAAGTGTTCGCGCACCAGTGCCATCACGTCGTCGTGGTCCACGTTTCCGGCGACCGCGACCACCATTCGCTCAGGCGTGTAGCGACGCATGTGGAACGAATGCAGCTGCGTCCGCGTCATCGCCGCGATCGACTCGGAACTGCCGATCACCGGTCGGCCGACGGGATGGCTGCCGAACATCGCAGAAAGGAACACGTCGCCGAGAGTGTCCTCGGGATCGTCGTCGCGCATCGCGATCTCCTCGAGCACGACGTCGCGCTCGATCTCGACATCGTCTGCGGCACAACGCCCGCGCAACACCACATCGGCAACCAGGTCGACAGCCAGTTCGAGGTCGGTGTCGAGCACGTGGGCGTAGTAACACGTGTGTTCCCGGGTGGTGAACGCGTTCAGCTCACCGCCGACCGCGTCGACCGCCTGCGCGATCTCGACCGCCGTACGCGTCGGCGTGGACTTGAACAACAGGTGTTCCAGGAAGTGCGCCGCCCCGGCGACCGTCGGACCCTCGTCACGGGAGCCCACATCGACCCACACCCCGACCGACGCCGAGTGCACCGAGGGGATGTACTCGGTGACCACGCGCAGGCCACCGGGCAACACCGTGCGACGCACCGTGGAGATGTCGCGTGTGGATGATTCCGCGGTGTTCGCGCCGCGGCGCAACGCCCTAGCTGGTCGCCGCTGCGGCATCTGCCGGTGCAGTCTCCGACGGAGCGTCCGCTGCCTCGTCTTCAGCGACGAGGACCAGCGAGATCTTTCCGCGGTTGTCGATGTCAGCGATCTCCACGCGCAGCTTGTCGCCGACCTTGACGACATCCTCCACCTTGGCGATTCGCTTGCCACGGCCCAGCTTGGAGATGTGCACCAAACCGTCCCGGCCGGGCAGCAGCGACACGAATGCGCCGAAATCGGTTGTCTTGACGACGGTCCCGAGGAACCGCTCACCGATCTTGGGCAGCTGCGGGTTGGCGATCGCGTTGATCTTGTCGATCGCGGCCTGAGCCGCTTCGCCGTTGGACGCGCCGACGAACACGGTGCCGTCGTCCTCGATCGAGATCGACGCACCGGTCTCCTCGGTGATCGAGTTGATCATCTTGCCCTTGGGCCCGATGACCTCGCCGATCTTGTCGACCGGCACCTTGATCGTGGTGATCCGCGGTGCGTACGGGCTCATCTCGTCAGGCGTGTCGATGGCTTCGGCCATCACCTCGAGAATCGTCAACCGCGCATCCTTGGCCTGCGCCAGCGCGGCCGCCAACACCTGCGACGGGATGCCGTCGAGCTTGGTGTCCAACTGCAGCGCGGTGACGAAGTCCTTGGTGCCGGCGCACTTGAAGTCCATGTCGCCGAAGGCATCCTCGGCGCCGAGGATGTCGGTGAGTGTGACGAAGCGACGTTCCCCGTCGACGTCATCGGACACCAGACCCATCGCGATACCGGCGACCGGGGCCTTCAGCGGCACACCGGCGTTCAGCAGCGACAGAGTCGACGCGCACACCGAGCCCATCGATGTCGAGCCGTTGGAGCTCAACGCCTCCGACACCTGGCGTATTGCGTACGGGAACTCCTCGACGCTGGGCAGCACGGGCATCAGGGCCCGCTCGGCCAGCGCGCCGTGGCCGATCTCGCGACGCTTGGGCGAACCGACACGGCCGGTCTCACCGGTCGAGTACGGCGGGAAGTTGTAGTGGTGCATGTAGCGCTTGCTGGTCTCGGGCCCCAGCGAGTCGATCTGCTGCGCCATCTTGACCATGTCCAGCGTGGTGACACCCATGATCTGGGTCTCGCCGCGCTCGAACAACGCACTACCGTGCGCACGCGGGACCACGGCCACCTCGGCCGACAGGGCGCGGATGTCGGTGACACCGCGGCCGTCGATGCGGAAGTGGTCGGTCAGGATGCGCTGGCGCACAAGCTGTTTGGTCAGCGACCGGAAGGCCGCACCGATCTCCTTCTCGCGGCCGGCGTACTGCTCGGCCAACCGGTCGAGCACCTCGACCTTGATCTCGTCGGTGCGATCGTTGCGCTCTTCCTTGCCCGCGATCGTCAGCGCCTTGGACAGTTCGTCGGTGGCCACCGCGGACACGGACTCGAACACGTCGTCCTGGTAATCGGGGAACAGCGGGTAGTCGGCGGTCGGCTTGGCGGCCTTCTCGGCGAGCTCCTGCTGGGCGTTGCACAGCGCGGCGATGAACGGTTTCGCGGCCTCCAGGCCCTCGGCGACAACGGATTCCGTCGGCGCGCCCGCGCCGCCGCCGATCAGCTCGATGACCTTGTCGGTCGCCTCGGCCTCGACCATCATGATCGCTATATCTGCACCGGCGGAGTCGCCTGCTTTACGGCCCGCGACGACCATGTCGAAGACCGCTCCCTCGAGTTGCTCGACGGTCGGGAACGCCACCCACTGGCCGTCGATCAGCGCGACCCGCACGCCGCCGACCGGGCCGGAGAACGGCAGGCCGGAGATCTGCGTCGACGCCGACGCGGCGTTGATGGCCAGCACGTCGTACAGGTCCTTGGGATCCAGGCTCAGG
It encodes the following:
- a CDS encoding alpha/beta fold hydrolase; this encodes MVAATNFALLHGGGQGSWVWDDVIGELSASGDCITLDVPGCGRKRERDTSAIEFDDIVAELISDIETSGMRDVVLVGHSQAGMPMSQMVEVAPELFSRLVYVTCSAPPPGTSLLELIGNCRHGEHEDQVGYPLDPKTTSFEERFAVMFCNDMSAPEREAFLAKLGRDMWPASSYMYLDWRYDHLGTVASTYVVCERDMSLPTLWQKRFAETLRVDRVVRIDAGHQVMNTQPEALAAILLAEAQSTEEDHACRV
- a CDS encoding flavodoxin family protein — its product is MTAPPRKTLLIVHHTPSPHTHEMFEAVVSGASDPEIEGVQVVRRPALTVSATDVLEADGYVLGSPANLGYMSGALKHAFDVIYYPCLDATRGRPFGLYLHGNEGTEGAENGVTAITTGLGWTKAAEYVVVSGKPNKADLESCWELGATVAATLMG
- the dapB gene encoding 4-hydroxy-tetrahydrodipicolinate reductase, with product MRVAVLGAKGKVGATMVAAVEDAEDLTFTVGVDAGDALSELVDSRTEVVIDFTHPDVVMENLRFLIDNGIHAVVGTTGFTDERVSEVREWLAAKPDVSVLIAPNFAIGAVLSMHFAQQAARFFESVEVIELHHPQKADAPSGTAARTARLIAEARKGLPPNPDATSTGLQGARGADVDGIPVHSVRLTGLVAHQEVLFGTMGETLTIRHDSFDRTSFVPGVLLAVRKVAEHPGLTVGIEPLLDL
- a CDS encoding Lrp/AsnC family transcriptional regulator encodes the protein MSEETSLPSARLQRSPKDFRAIDLDEVDRRILLTLHADARISNSALADSVGIAASTCHARLKRLQDLGVIRGFYTDIDPAAIGLHLQAMISVSLQSNARGKIHSFINQIRRKPQVMDVYFLAGAEDFILHVAARDTDDLRSFVVENLNADADVAGTQTSLIFEHLRGASPL
- the ald gene encoding alanine dehydrogenase; translated protein: MRVGVPTEIKNNEFRVAITPAGVAELVHRGHEVLIQAGAGEGSAISDNDFKRAGAQMINSVDEVWEEAELLLKVKEPIEAEYSRLREGQTLFTYLHLAASKPCTDALLASGTTSIAYETVQLADGSLPLLAPMSEVAGRLAAQVGAYHLMRSHGGRGVLMGGVPGVAPAEVVVVGGGVAGYNAARIAKGMGAHVSVFDVNINTLRKIDNENSGAIETRYSSMLDLEDAVKEADLVIGAVLVPGAKAPKLVTNSTVAHMKSGAVLVDIAIDQGGCFEDSRPTTHDDPTFAVHDTVFYCVANMPGAVPRTSTYALTNATMPYVLKLADKGWQAACEADPALAKGLSTHEGSLLSEQVATDLDLSFTDPATLLA
- a CDS encoding YchJ family protein, which translates into the protein MPATALCPCGSDEPYGRCCLPLHLGERQADTAEQLMRARFSAYAAGNLDYVWQTWHPTTRPSELADTGLTWTGLEIIETVDGRRGDESGEVEFRAHYLQDRRSGYLHERSRFAVRARRWFYVDGEMFR
- the bla gene encoding class A beta-lactamase translates to MTELSRRHVLLGGLTLAAVAATSEKPALADPAEPPSLSVEALIQGLEQKHNASIGVFATNLASGKTVAHRAQEPFAMCSTFKAYASGRILQMAQHGELSLDDPMFVDPAGILPNSPVTAPRAGGEMTLAELCQAVLQQSDNAGANILLNRIGGPQAITAFARSIGDHQTRLDRWETELNSAIPGDLRDTSTPEALGAGFRALLDGDVLAPPQRGLLDDWMRANQTSSMRPGLPAGWTSADKTGSGDYGSTNDVGIAYGPEGQRVLLAIMTRTQANDPKAENLRPLIGEVTTLVMPTLLA
- a CDS encoding M16 family metallopeptidase — protein: MPQRRPARALRRGANTAESSTRDISTVRRTVLPGGLRVVTEYIPSVHSASVGVWVDVGSRDEGPTVAGAAHFLEHLLFKSTPTRTAVEIAQAVDAVGGELNAFTTREHTCYYAHVLDTDLELAVDLVADVVLRGRCAADDVEIERDVVLEEIAMRDDDPEDTLGDVFLSAMFGSHPVGRPVIGSSESIAAMTRTQLHSFHMRRYTPERMVVAVAGNVDHDDVMALVREHFGARLVRGRKPVPPRKGKGRVTGRPTFELVNRDAEQTHLSLGVRTPGRHWEHRWALSVLNTALGGGLSSRLFQQIRETRGLAYSVYSTVDTFADSGALSIYAACLPERFGEVTRVTSDVLEAVARDGITETEYRIAKGSMRGGLVLGLEDSGSRMNRIGRSELNFGTHRSIADTLAKIEAVTLDEVNTVARKLLTGPYGGAVLGPQTSKRALPQPLRAMTH
- a CDS encoding polyribonucleotide nucleotidyltransferase; its protein translation is MSVVELEEGVFESTATIDNGSFGTRTIRFETGRLAKQAAGAVVAYLDDETMLLSATTASKSPKDHFDFFPLTIDVEERMYAAGRIPGSFFRREGRPSTDAILTCRLIDRPLRPTFVSGLRNEIQVVVTILSLDPKDLYDVLAINAASASTQISGLPFSGPVGGVRVALIDGQWVAFPTVEQLEGAVFDMVVAGRKAGDSAGADIAIMMVEAEATDKVIELIGGGAGAPTESVVAEGLEAAKPFIAALCNAQQELAEKAAKPTADYPLFPDYQDDVFESVSAVATDELSKALTIAGKEERNDRTDEIKVEVLDRLAEQYAGREKEIGAAFRSLTKQLVRQRILTDHFRIDGRGVTDIRALSAEVAVVPRAHGSALFERGETQIMGVTTLDMVKMAQQIDSLGPETSKRYMHHYNFPPYSTGETGRVGSPKRREIGHGALAERALMPVLPSVEEFPYAIRQVSEALSSNGSTSMGSVCASTLSLLNAGVPLKAPVAGIAMGLVSDDVDGERRFVTLTDILGAEDAFGDMDFKCAGTKDFVTALQLDTKLDGIPSQVLAAALAQAKDARLTILEVMAEAIDTPDEMSPYAPRITTIKVPVDKIGEVIGPKGKMINSITEETGASISIEDDGTVFVGASNGEAAQAAIDKINAIANPQLPKIGERFLGTVVKTTDFGAFVSLLPGRDGLVHISKLGRGKRIAKVEDVVKVGDKLRVEIADIDNRGKISLVLVAEDEAADAPSETAPADAAAATS